The Streptomyces pactum genome contains a region encoding:
- a CDS encoding lasso peptide isopeptide bond-forming cyclase has protein sequence MSEVHESAEPGRGDAHFAVLPDCEEAAAAARFFRRPGTRVLAHASGRPWLIGRWSGTEITTARAGRTALATVGWCPADRQRLERQAARMRDLTELDALARSLPGSFHLVATHDGQLRMQGTASGLRLVFHARIGGVHVAATSADLLATALGSRPDTGRLAVRLLWPVPHPLYETSVWEGVDAVSPEEALIVSADGHRVRRSRWWRPPEPTRTLAQGAPAVREALAEAVDVRTRPGGVVSCDLSGGLDSTSVCFLAARSDASVVAATWPGRDPADTDLAWARQAAEHLPKVDHVVWDAEGSALVYSDLLGIDDLLDEPTIGVMDRSRVLQHLPWLAARGSRVHLTGIGGDHVAWCSEAYYHGLLRTRPLFAMRQLRGFRALWNWPLGATARALADSRAYPDWLAHSAGRLRAPMPETSVTAGLGWGMSPRLFPWMTSEAERLARRALLDAAARAEPLHADRGLHTDLELIRTCTRIIRQWERMAARAGLPMASPYLDDRVIEACLAVRPDERVTPWRYKPLLTEAMRGVVPEECLRRANKAEASMDASDGLRRHRGDLMTLWTGSHLEGLGLVDGGELRRLAQRPSAPGLRDAILYSTIACEVWLRSRDRAAHPGAAVG, from the coding sequence ATGTCCGAAGTGCACGAGAGTGCGGAACCGGGCCGCGGCGACGCCCACTTCGCGGTCCTTCCCGACTGCGAGGAGGCGGCCGCCGCGGCCCGCTTCTTCCGCCGACCCGGTACCCGCGTCCTGGCCCACGCCTCGGGCCGGCCCTGGCTGATCGGCCGTTGGTCCGGCACGGAGATCACCACGGCCCGGGCCGGCCGAACGGCCCTCGCCACCGTCGGGTGGTGCCCGGCCGACCGACAGCGGCTCGAACGCCAGGCCGCCCGAATGCGCGACCTCACCGAACTCGACGCCCTGGCCCGGTCCCTGCCGGGCAGTTTCCACCTGGTGGCCACCCACGACGGGCAGCTCAGGATGCAGGGCACCGCCTCCGGGCTGCGGCTGGTCTTCCACGCGCGGATCGGCGGTGTCCACGTGGCCGCGACCAGCGCGGACCTGCTCGCCACGGCCCTGGGCAGCCGGCCGGACACCGGTCGACTGGCAGTCCGGCTCCTGTGGCCGGTGCCGCATCCGCTGTACGAGACCTCGGTCTGGGAGGGAGTCGACGCGGTCTCCCCGGAGGAGGCCCTGATCGTCTCCGCGGACGGACACCGGGTCCGCAGGTCACGCTGGTGGCGGCCCCCGGAGCCGACCCGCACCCTGGCGCAGGGCGCGCCGGCCGTCCGCGAGGCGCTGGCCGAGGCCGTGGACGTCCGGACCCGGCCGGGCGGCGTGGTGAGCTGCGACCTGTCCGGCGGACTGGACTCCACCTCCGTCTGCTTCCTGGCCGCCCGCTCCGACGCCTCCGTGGTGGCCGCGACCTGGCCCGGACGGGACCCCGCGGACACCGACCTGGCCTGGGCCCGGCAGGCGGCGGAGCACCTGCCGAAGGTCGACCACGTGGTCTGGGACGCGGAGGGGTCCGCCCTGGTCTACTCGGACCTGCTCGGCATCGACGACCTGCTCGACGAGCCGACCATCGGGGTGATGGACCGCTCACGCGTCCTGCAGCACCTGCCGTGGCTGGCCGCACGCGGCAGCCGGGTGCACCTCACCGGCATCGGCGGCGACCACGTCGCCTGGTGCTCGGAGGCGTACTACCACGGACTGCTGCGTACCCGCCCGCTGTTCGCGATGCGCCAGTTGCGGGGCTTTCGCGCCCTGTGGAACTGGCCGCTCGGCGCGACGGCGCGTGCCCTCGCCGACTCCCGCGCCTACCCGGACTGGCTGGCGCACTCCGCCGGCCGGCTGCGCGCCCCCATGCCGGAGACCTCGGTGACCGCGGGTCTCGGCTGGGGGATGTCCCCCCGCCTGTTCCCCTGGATGACCTCCGAGGCGGAGCGGCTGGCCCGCCGAGCCCTGCTGGACGCGGCCGCGCGGGCCGAGCCGCTGCACGCGGACCGGGGCCTGCACACCGACCTGGAGCTGATCCGCACCTGCACGCGCATCATCCGCCAGTGGGAGCGGATGGCGGCCCGGGCGGGACTCCCGATGGCGTCGCCGTACCTGGACGACCGCGTGATCGAGGCCTGCCTCGCGGTGCGGCCGGACGAGCGCGTCACGCCGTGGCGGTACAAACCGCTGCTCACCGAGGCGATGCGCGGTGTCGTCCCGGAGGAGTGCCTGCGGCGTGCCAACAAGGCCGAGGCGTCGATGGACGCGTCGGACGGACTGCGTCGCCACCGGGGCGACCTGATGACTCTGTGGACCGGTTCCCACCTGGAAGGCCTCGGCCTGGTGGACGGCGGGGAACTGCGCCGGCTCGCGCAGCGGCCCTCCGCGCCGGGCCTGCGGGACGCGATCCTCTACTCGACCATCGCCTGCGAGGTGTGGCTGCGCTCCCGGGACCGCGCGGCGCATCCCGGAGCCGCCGTCGGATGA
- a CDS encoding lasso peptide biosynthesis PqqD family chaperone, producing MTLRFDTDVATAETEYGTVLLDQRSGEYWELNPTGALVVRTLLDGGDEAAAVTALVARFEIDRDRAEQDVTALVGDLRAAGLVS from the coding sequence ATGACACTCCGATTCGACACCGACGTCGCCACCGCGGAGACCGAGTACGGAACCGTGCTCCTCGACCAGCGCAGCGGTGAGTACTGGGAACTCAACCCCACGGGCGCGCTGGTGGTGAGAACCCTCCTGGACGGCGGCGACGAGGCCGCCGCCGTCACGGCGCTCGTCGCGCGGTTCGAGATCGACCGCGACCGCGCGGAGCAGGACGTGACGGCACTGGTGGGCGACCTCCGGGCCGCGGGGCTGGTCTCATGA
- a CDS encoding lasso peptide biosynthesis B2 protein, whose amino-acid sequence MTTPSALDRPTGVPLARRLAARLVLVPALALSFLPPRHIRAVLERVRRGARPATPAQAAAAREALCAVSLRCAGPRGCLPRSLGAALLCRLHGVWPTWCTGVRKVPPFSAHAWIEAGGRPVGEGVPDDYFARLVTVAAVRRAGP is encoded by the coding sequence ATGACCACGCCCAGCGCCCTGGACCGGCCCACCGGAGTCCCCCTCGCCCGGCGGCTTGCCGCCCGCCTCGTCCTCGTCCCCGCGCTGGCCCTGTCGTTCCTGCCGCCGCGGCACATCCGCGCCGTACTGGAACGGGTGCGCCGTGGCGCGCGGCCCGCCACCCCGGCACAGGCGGCGGCGGCCCGGGAGGCGCTGTGCGCGGTGAGCCTGCGCTGCGCCGGGCCGCGGGGCTGTCTGCCGCGGTCGCTGGGGGCAGCCCTGCTGTGCCGGCTGCACGGCGTCTGGCCCACCTGGTGCACCGGGGTGCGCAAAGTGCCGCCGTTCTCCGCCCACGCCTGGATCGAGGCCGGCGGCCGACCCGTCGGGGAGGGCGTCCCGGACGACTACTTCGCGCGGTTGGTGACGGTGGCCGCGGTGCGGCGGGCGGGGCCGTGA
- a CDS encoding ABC transporter ATP-binding protein — translation MFRLTSGHRPGIAVATGLTLAASALGLAQPLVAKHVVDSSVRGEVLWPFLLLLSGLFVAEAAAGATGRFLLDRMGEDVIRMVRHGLVSRLLRLEMREADRRRRGDLVSRVTADTTLLRDVVSQALVDLLTGCLVSAGALLLMLWLDPLLLLLVVVTVALAAVVVSTLLKGMRAASEQMQSSVGTIAAELERALGALPVVRVYRAEEREARRIGERVDSAHRSGVRAAKLAAVMSSAVELAVQGSFLLVLVVGGMRVGSGGADSLGDLVAFLLYASYLVMPLSSVFRAIGLIQRGAGAYLRIDEALALPQEPAQEPGPALPGTPPATPRSPAHALELTDIRFAYVPDRPVLRGATFTVPHHGLVALVGRSGAGKSTLFSLIARLYDPDAGSIRFDGRPATALTRRQCRAGIALVDQNTHVLEGTLRENITYAVPDATDDDILRVVRLTRLEHVVRRLPGGLDGRLGDQGGTLSAGERQRVALARALLARPRLLLLDEHTSHLDAVNETALTRTLSDVTRDCAVLVIAHRLSTVRHADRIVVLEDGRTVASGRHDRLLATSAAYRELAATHVLHGRVPENGER, via the coding sequence TTGTTCCGTCTGACGTCCGGTCACCGGCCCGGCATCGCCGTGGCGACCGGGCTGACCCTGGCCGCGTCGGCGCTGGGACTCGCCCAGCCGCTCGTCGCCAAGCACGTCGTGGACTCCAGCGTCCGCGGCGAGGTGCTGTGGCCGTTCCTGCTGCTCCTGTCCGGGCTCTTCGTCGCCGAGGCCGCCGCGGGAGCGACCGGCCGGTTCCTGCTGGACCGCATGGGCGAGGACGTGATCCGCATGGTGCGTCACGGACTCGTCTCGCGGCTGCTGCGGCTGGAGATGCGGGAGGCGGACCGGCGCCGCCGCGGCGACCTGGTCTCCCGGGTCACCGCCGACACCACCCTGCTGCGGGACGTCGTGTCACAGGCACTGGTCGACCTCCTCACCGGCTGTCTGGTGTCGGCCGGGGCGCTGCTGCTGATGCTGTGGCTGGACCCCCTGCTGCTGCTCCTCGTCGTGGTGACGGTCGCCCTCGCCGCGGTCGTCGTCAGCACGCTCCTGAAAGGCATGCGGGCGGCGTCGGAGCAGATGCAGTCCTCCGTGGGCACCATCGCCGCGGAACTGGAGCGCGCCCTCGGCGCCCTGCCGGTGGTGCGGGTGTACCGGGCCGAGGAGCGCGAGGCGCGCCGCATCGGCGAGCGGGTGGACTCGGCCCACCGGTCGGGCGTCCGGGCGGCGAAACTGGCCGCGGTCATGAGCAGCGCCGTCGAACTCGCGGTCCAGGGCTCCTTCCTGCTCGTCCTGGTCGTGGGCGGCATGCGGGTCGGGAGCGGGGGAGCGGACTCCCTCGGAGACCTGGTCGCCTTCCTGCTGTACGCGTCGTACCTGGTCATGCCCTTGTCGTCGGTGTTCCGCGCCATCGGCCTGATCCAGCGCGGCGCGGGTGCCTACCTGCGGATCGACGAAGCCCTCGCCCTTCCCCAGGAACCCGCGCAGGAGCCCGGCCCGGCGCTCCCCGGCACACCGCCGGCCACCCCGCGGTCCCCGGCCCACGCGCTGGAACTGACCGACATCCGCTTCGCCTACGTCCCGGACCGGCCGGTCCTGCGCGGGGCGACCTTCACCGTGCCGCACCACGGACTCGTGGCCCTCGTCGGCCGCTCGGGAGCCGGCAAGAGCACTCTCTTCTCACTGATCGCGCGCCTCTACGACCCCGACGCCGGGAGCATCCGGTTCGACGGCCGCCCGGCGACGGCCCTGACCCGCCGGCAGTGCCGCGCGGGCATCGCCCTCGTGGACCAGAACACCCACGTACTGGAGGGCACGCTCCGGGAGAACATCACCTACGCGGTCCCCGACGCCACCGACGACGACATCCTCCGCGTCGTACGGCTGACCCGCCTCGAGCACGTGGTGCGGCGGCTGCCCGGGGGGCTGGACGGCAGGCTGGGCGATCAAGGCGGCACGCTCTCCGCGGGAGAACGCCAGCGCGTCGCCCTGGCCCGTGCCCTGCTCGCCCGTCCGCGGCTGCTCCTGCTCGACGAACACACCTCGCACCTGGACGCCGTCAACGAGACGGCACTCACCCGGACGCTGAGCGACGTCACCCGGGACTGCGCGGTCCTCGTCATCGCGCACCGCCTCTCCACGGTGCGGCACGCCGACCGGATCGTCGTCCTCGAAGACGGCCGCACGGTGGCCTCCGGCCGGCACGACCGGCTTCTCGCCACCAGCGCGGCCTACCGCGAACTGGCCGCCACACACGTCCTGCACGGCCGCGTCCCCGAGAACGGCGAGCGGTGA
- a CDS encoding zinc-dependent alcohol dehydrogenase family protein, with amino-acid sequence MKAAVIESVGRAVVTEVPDPTPGPREVVVEVAACGLCGTDLHILQGEFAPKLPIVPGHEFAGEVVGVGAQVTEVSLGDQVAVDPSLYCYECRQCRTGHNNLCERWAAIGVTTAGGAAKYAVAPVANCVKLPEHVRTQDAALIEPLSCAVRGYDVLQSRLGAHVLIYGSGTMGLMMLELAKRTGAAGVDMVDVNPARLETARALGVSASAANPDELDRPQGWDLVIDATGNAAAIQDGLGRVAKAGTFLQFGVADYATRVQIDPYRIYNQEITITGSMAVLHSYERAAELFANGVLDPDVFISDRLPLDRYPQALEQFASGVGRKIVVLP; translated from the coding sequence ATGAAGGCCGCCGTCATCGAGTCCGTGGGCCGCGCCGTCGTCACCGAGGTCCCGGACCCGACGCCAGGGCCGCGCGAGGTCGTCGTGGAGGTCGCCGCCTGCGGCCTGTGCGGCACGGACCTGCACATCCTCCAGGGCGAGTTCGCGCCCAAGCTCCCGATCGTGCCGGGCCACGAGTTCGCCGGCGAGGTGGTCGGCGTCGGCGCCCAGGTCACGGAGGTGTCGCTCGGCGACCAGGTCGCGGTGGACCCCTCCCTCTACTGCTACGAGTGCCGCCAATGCCGCACCGGCCACAACAACCTCTGCGAACGCTGGGCGGCCATCGGTGTGACGACGGCGGGCGGCGCCGCGAAGTACGCGGTGGCGCCGGTGGCGAACTGCGTGAAGCTCCCCGAGCACGTCCGCACCCAGGACGCCGCCCTGATCGAGCCCCTGTCCTGCGCGGTCCGCGGCTACGACGTCCTCCAGTCCCGCCTCGGCGCGCACGTCCTGATCTACGGCTCCGGCACGATGGGCCTGATGATGCTGGAGCTGGCCAAGCGGACCGGCGCGGCCGGCGTCGACATGGTCGACGTCAACCCGGCCCGCCTGGAGACGGCCCGCGCCCTCGGCGTCTCCGCGTCGGCCGCGAACCCGGACGAACTGGACCGCCCCCAGGGCTGGGACCTCGTCATCGACGCGACGGGCAACGCGGCGGCCATCCAGGACGGCCTGGGGCGGGTCGCCAAGGCGGGCACGTTCCTCCAGTTCGGCGTGGCCGACTACGCGACGCGCGTGCAGATCGACCCGTACCGCATCTACAACCAGGAGATCACCATCACGGGCTCCATGGCCGTCCTGCACAGCTACGAGCGCGCGGCCGAGCTCTTCGCGAACGGCGTCCTCGACCCGGACGTCTTCATCAGCGACCGGCTGCCCCTCGACCGGTATCCGCAGGCACTGGAGCAGTTCGCCTCCGGCGTCGGCAGGAAGATCGTCGTACTCCCGTGA
- a CDS encoding carbohydrate ABC transporter permease, translated as MSATAVRPATTATTGTTGAKPARARRKAGAGLGLVAWLAGIVFFLPIAWMALTSFHSEEDAATNPPSFAASLTLDGYREFFGAGGGASPWPALINSAVASIASTLFVLVLALPAAYALSIRPVKKWTDVLFFFLSTKMLPVVAGLLPIYLFAKNTDMLDNIWLLVLLYTSMNLPIAVWMMQSFLAEVPVAIIEAARVDGARLPTILARVVAPIALPGIAATSLICFIFSWNELLFARVLTGVVAETAPVFLTGFITSQGLFLAKVCAASLVISLPVLAAGFAAQDKLVQGLSLGAVK; from the coding sequence ATGAGTGCCACCGCCGTACGACCCGCCACCACCGCCACCACCGGCACCACCGGCGCCAAGCCCGCACGAGCCCGCCGCAAGGCGGGGGCCGGACTGGGCCTGGTGGCCTGGCTGGCCGGCATCGTCTTCTTCCTGCCGATCGCGTGGATGGCGCTGACCTCCTTCCACTCGGAGGAGGACGCGGCCACCAACCCGCCGTCCTTCGCGGCCTCCCTCACCCTGGACGGCTACCGCGAGTTCTTCGGCGCGGGCGGTGGCGCGAGCCCCTGGCCGGCGCTGATCAACTCGGCGGTGGCGTCCATCGCCTCGACCCTCTTCGTCCTGGTCCTGGCCCTGCCCGCCGCGTACGCCCTGTCCATCCGCCCGGTGAAGAAGTGGACGGACGTCCTGTTCTTCTTCCTCTCCACCAAGATGCTGCCGGTGGTGGCGGGCCTGCTGCCGATCTACCTGTTCGCCAAGAACACGGACATGCTGGACAACATCTGGCTGCTGGTCCTCCTCTACACCTCGATGAACCTGCCGATCGCGGTCTGGATGATGCAGTCCTTCCTGGCCGAGGTCCCGGTCGCGATCATCGAGGCGGCCCGGGTGGACGGCGCGAGGCTGCCGACGATCCTGGCGCGGGTGGTCGCCCCGATCGCCCTCCCCGGCATCGCCGCGACCTCGCTCATCTGCTTCATCTTCAGTTGGAACGAACTGCTCTTCGCCCGGGTGCTGACGGGCGTGGTCGCCGAGACCGCCCCCGTCTTCCTGACCGGCTTCATCACCAGCCAGGGCCTCTTCCTGGCCAAGGTGTGCGCCGCGTCGCTCGTCATCTCCCTGCCGGTGCTCGCCGCGGGGTTCGCCGCCCAGGACAAACTGGTCCAGGGCCTGTCGTTGGGAGCCGTGAAATGA
- a CDS encoding carbohydrate ABC transporter permease gives MTATTTAPSAAPDHTRPTVRPPSSRLKGWATRAPLLPALIFMIVVTQLPFVATLVISFFDWNALYPDARHFTGFGNYGDVLSDPALRKSVWTTILLTVGVVLASLVLGLALALLLDRRFKGRGVVRTLLIAPFLVVPVAAALLWKHVLYNPEYGLLNGLLHYVGGPQPDWISNTPLLAVEASLVWQWTPFMMLILLAGLQSRDQQQIEAARVDGASDWQIFVHLTLPHLRRYLELGALLGSIYIVQNFDAVFTITSGGLGTANLPYTVYQSFYQAHENGLASAAGVLVVIGSIIIATFALRVVSSLFREEVGRA, from the coding sequence ATGACCGCCACCACAACGGCCCCCTCGGCCGCACCCGATCACACCCGCCCCACCGTCCGCCCGCCGTCCTCCCGGCTGAAGGGCTGGGCCACCCGGGCCCCCCTCCTCCCCGCCCTGATCTTCATGATCGTGGTCACCCAGCTCCCCTTCGTGGCGACCCTGGTGATCTCCTTCTTCGACTGGAACGCCCTCTACCCGGACGCCCGGCACTTCACCGGATTCGGCAACTACGGCGACGTCCTGTCCGACCCGGCCCTGCGCAAGTCGGTGTGGACGACGATCCTGCTGACGGTGGGGGTGGTCCTGGCCAGCCTGGTCCTCGGCCTGGCACTCGCCCTGCTGCTGGACCGCAGGTTCAAGGGCCGGGGCGTGGTGCGCACCCTGCTGATCGCCCCGTTCCTGGTGGTCCCGGTGGCGGCGGCGCTCCTGTGGAAGCACGTCCTCTACAACCCCGAGTACGGCCTGCTCAACGGCCTGTTGCACTACGTCGGCGGCCCGCAGCCGGACTGGATATCCAACACCCCGCTGCTCGCGGTCGAGGCCTCACTGGTGTGGCAGTGGACGCCCTTCATGATGCTCATCCTGCTGGCCGGGCTGCAGAGCCGGGACCAGCAGCAGATCGAGGCCGCCCGGGTGGACGGCGCGAGCGACTGGCAGATCTTCGTCCACCTCACCCTCCCCCACCTGCGCCGCTACCTGGAACTCGGCGCCCTGCTCGGCTCGATCTACATCGTCCAGAACTTCGACGCGGTCTTCACGATCACGTCCGGCGGCCTGGGCACGGCCAACCTGCCCTACACCGTCTACCAGAGCTTCTACCAGGCCCACGAGAACGGCCTCGCCTCGGCCGCGGGCGTCCTGGTGGTCATCGGCTCGATCATCATCGCCACCTTCGCGCTGCGCGTGGTGTCGTCCCTGTTCCGCGAGGAGGTTGGCCGCGCATGA
- a CDS encoding ABC transporter substrate-binding protein has translation MRTQSRWRPRATLAMAAAGTLLAPLLSGCWVGAGGAGSGGNAINVLMVNNPQMVELQKLTADHFTEETGIKVNFTVLPENDVRDKISQDFANQAGQYDVATLSNYEIPIYARNEWLQPMDSYVAEDPAYDEKDILGPMRESLTGDDGKLYGQPFYGESSFLMYRKDVFAQEGLTMPEHPTWTQVADLAEKLDGAQPDMKGICLRGLPGWGELMAPLTTVVNTFGGTWFDTDWQARLDSPEWQKATKFYVDLVREHGQSGAAQSGFAECLNNMTQGNVAMWYDATSAAGSLESANSPVKGKMGYAPAPVEKTESSGWLYTWAWGIQKASRNADKAWEFVSWASSKEYEQLVGDEIGWSNVPAGKRASTYENPAYREEAAAFQEMTREAIEGARPGDPGVQPRPAPGIQFVGIPEFTDLGTKVSQEISAAIAGRQSVEEALKKSQQLAEKISEEYEGR, from the coding sequence ATGCGAACCCAGAGCCGATGGAGGCCGCGAGCCACGCTCGCCATGGCCGCCGCAGGGACGCTGCTCGCCCCGCTGCTCTCCGGCTGCTGGGTCGGGGCGGGCGGCGCCGGGTCCGGCGGCAACGCCATCAACGTCCTGATGGTCAACAACCCGCAGATGGTCGAGCTGCAAAAGCTCACCGCGGACCACTTCACCGAAGAGACCGGCATCAAGGTGAACTTCACCGTCCTGCCGGAGAACGACGTCCGCGACAAGATCAGCCAGGACTTCGCCAACCAGGCGGGCCAGTACGACGTCGCCACCCTCTCCAACTACGAGATACCGATCTACGCCCGCAACGAGTGGCTGCAGCCGATGGACTCCTACGTCGCCGAGGACCCGGCGTACGACGAGAAGGACATCCTGGGGCCGATGCGCGAGTCCCTCACCGGGGACGACGGCAAGCTCTACGGCCAGCCCTTCTACGGCGAGTCCTCCTTCCTGATGTACCGCAAGGACGTGTTCGCCCAAGAGGGCCTGACGATGCCCGAGCACCCCACCTGGACCCAGGTGGCCGACCTCGCCGAGAAGCTCGACGGGGCCCAGCCGGACATGAAGGGCATCTGCCTGCGCGGCCTGCCCGGCTGGGGCGAGCTGATGGCGCCCCTGACGACGGTCGTGAACACCTTCGGCGGCACCTGGTTCGACACGGACTGGCAGGCGCGACTGGACTCCCCCGAGTGGCAGAAGGCGACGAAGTTCTACGTCGACCTCGTCCGCGAGCACGGCCAGTCCGGCGCCGCCCAGTCAGGTTTCGCCGAGTGCCTGAACAACATGACGCAGGGCAACGTCGCCATGTGGTACGACGCCACCTCCGCCGCCGGATCCCTGGAGTCGGCCAACTCCCCCGTCAAGGGCAAGATGGGCTACGCGCCCGCCCCCGTGGAGAAGACCGAGTCCTCCGGCTGGCTCTACACCTGGGCCTGGGGCATCCAGAAGGCCTCCCGCAACGCCGACAAGGCGTGGGAGTTCGTCTCCTGGGCGTCCAGCAAGGAGTACGAGCAGCTCGTCGGCGACGAGATCGGCTGGTCCAACGTGCCGGCCGGCAAGCGCGCGTCGACGTACGAGAACCCGGCCTACCGCGAAGAGGCCGCCGCCTTCCAGGAGATGACCCGGGAGGCCATCGAGGGCGCCAGGCCCGGTGATCCGGGCGTGCAGCCGCGCCCCGCGCCCGGCATCCAGTTCGTCGGCATCCCCGAGTTCACCGACCTCGGCACCAAGGTCTCCCAGGAGATCAGCGCGGCCATCGCCGGACGTCAGTCCGTCGAGGAGGCCCTGAAGAAGTCCCAGCAGCTCGCCGAGAAGATCTCCGAGGAGTACGAGGGACGATGA
- a CDS encoding DeoR/GlpR family DNA-binding transcription regulator, which yields MGTRTAEERQREIVRVARATGSVDVTALAADLGVAKETVRRDLRALEDHGLVRRTHGGAYPVESAGFETTLAFRATSQVPEKRRIAAAAAELLGDAETVFVDEGFTPQLIAEALPRDRPLTVVTASLPVAGALAEAGDTSVLLLGGRVRSGTLATVDHWTTKMLAGFVIDLAYIGANGISREHGLTTPDPAVSEVKTQAIRAARRTVFAGTHTKFGAVSFCRFAEVGALEAIVTSTLLPTAEAHRYSLLGPQVIRV from the coding sequence ATGGGCACGAGGACGGCGGAGGAACGCCAGCGCGAGATCGTGCGGGTCGCCCGCGCCACCGGCTCGGTCGACGTCACCGCGCTCGCGGCCGACCTGGGCGTCGCCAAGGAGACCGTACGACGCGACCTGCGCGCCCTGGAGGACCACGGCCTGGTCCGCCGCACCCACGGAGGCGCCTACCCCGTGGAGAGCGCCGGGTTCGAGACCACGCTCGCCTTCCGCGCCACCAGCCAGGTGCCCGAGAAGCGCCGGATCGCCGCCGCGGCGGCCGAACTGCTCGGTGACGCGGAGACGGTCTTCGTCGACGAGGGCTTCACCCCCCAGCTCATCGCCGAGGCACTGCCCAGGGACCGGCCGCTGACCGTGGTCACCGCCTCCCTGCCGGTCGCCGGCGCGCTCGCCGAGGCCGGCGACACCTCCGTCCTGCTGCTCGGCGGCCGGGTCCGCTCGGGCACGCTCGCCACCGTCGACCACTGGACGACCAAGATGCTGGCCGGTTTCGTCATCGACCTGGCGTACATCGGTGCCAACGGCATCTCCCGGGAACACGGCCTCACCACACCCGACCCGGCGGTCAGCGAGGTCAAGACCCAGGCGATCCGCGCCGCCCGCCGCACCGTGTTCGCGGGCACGCACACCAAGTTCGGGGCGGTCAGCTTCTGCCGGTTCGCCGAGGTCGGCGCCCTGGAGGCGATCGTGACCAGCACGCTGCTGCCCACGGCCGAGGCCCACCGCTACTCCCTGCTCGGCCCGCAGGTCATCCGCGTCTGA
- a CDS encoding NAD-dependent epimerase/dehydratase family protein gives MPAPRTVLLTGAAGGLGTLMRDLLPDHGYTLRLLDLRPIEGEPDAVVADLADRAAVREAVRGVDAIIHLAGISLEAPFEKILKANIEGTYNLYEAAREEGVGRIVFASSNHAVGYTPRPGGDDPLIPVDTPRRPDTFYGLSKSFGEDLAQFYWDKHGMETVSVRIGSCFPEPTSVRMLSVWMSPADGARLFHAALTAENVGHTVVHGSSANTRLWWDLTSARALGYEPRDDSEPYAEKLIAEQGDLDPDNPAHARLGGHFVTDPPIWPY, from the coding sequence ATGCCCGCTCCCCGCACCGTCCTGCTCACCGGCGCCGCCGGCGGCCTCGGCACCCTGATGCGGGACCTGCTGCCCGACCACGGGTACACGCTGCGCCTGCTCGACCTGCGCCCGATCGAGGGCGAGCCGGACGCCGTCGTCGCCGACCTCGCCGACCGGGCCGCCGTGCGCGAGGCGGTCCGGGGCGTCGACGCGATCATCCACCTGGCGGGCATCTCCCTGGAAGCCCCCTTCGAGAAGATCCTGAAGGCCAACATCGAGGGGACGTACAACCTCTACGAGGCCGCCCGCGAGGAAGGCGTCGGACGTATCGTCTTCGCCTCCTCCAACCACGCCGTCGGCTACACCCCGCGCCCTGGGGGCGACGACCCCCTCATCCCGGTCGACACCCCGCGCCGCCCGGACACCTTCTACGGCCTGTCCAAGTCCTTCGGCGAGGACCTCGCCCAGTTCTACTGGGACAAGCACGGCATGGAGACCGTCTCGGTCCGCATCGGCTCCTGCTTCCCCGAGCCGACCAGCGTGCGCATGCTCTCGGTGTGGATGAGCCCGGCCGACGGCGCCCGTCTCTTCCACGCCGCCCTGACCGCCGAGAACGTCGGGCACACCGTCGTCCACGGTTCCTCCGCCAACACCCGGCTGTGGTGGGACCTCACCTCCGCGCGGGCGCTCGGTTACGAACCCCGGGACGACTCGGAGCCGTACGCCGAGAAGCTCATCGCCGAGCAGGGCGACCTCGACCCGGACAACCCGGCGCACGCCCGCCTCGGCGGCCACTTCGTGACCGACCCCCCGATCTGGCCGTACTGA